Proteins from one Chelonia mydas isolate rCheMyd1 chromosome 14, rCheMyd1.pri.v2, whole genome shotgun sequence genomic window:
- the ABHD16A gene encoding phosphatidylserine lipase ABHD16A isoform X1, whose amino-acid sequence MAKLLSCVLGPRLYRVYRDRGPARPSGDGDEAAEGAQDGSWESYYQPRTLEKHADSILALASVLWSISYYTSPLAMFYLYRKGYLTMSKVVPFSHYAGTMLLLLAGVACLRGIGRWTNPQYIQFITILEDSHRIGTPEIKKKLASYNFDFRSWPVDFRWDEASSRSDSRGISLLRPEPKHRSVANGFLHAIKKLPCQIASYMVAHTFGRRMLYPGSVYLLQKAVMPMLLQGQARLVEEYNGKRAKLLACDGNEIDTMFMDRRESSEPHGKKLVICCEGNAGFYEVGCLPTPLDAGYSVLGWNHPGFAGSTGVPLPQNEANAMDVVMQYAIHRLGFLPEDIVVYAWSIGGFTATWAAMSYPDISALVLDASFDDLIPLALKVMPESCRGLVTRTVRQYLNLNNGEQLCRYQGPVLLVRRTKDEIITTTVPEDIMSNRGNDLLLKLLQHRYPKVMAEEGARVVREWLEASSAVEEASVYSSYEVDEDWCLSVLSSYQAERGGHFPWSVGDDMTPEGRRQLALFLARKHLRNFEATHCTPLPPHAFRLPWHL is encoded by the exons ATGGCGAAGCTGCTGAGCTGTGTGTTGGGGCCGCGGCTCTACCGGGTCTATCGGGACCGGGGGCCGGCCAGGCCCTCCGGGGACGGGGACGAGGCAGCCGAGGGGGCCCAGGATGGTTCTTGG GAGTCGTACTACCAGCCGCGGACGCTAGAGAAACATGCTGACAGCATCCTGGCCTTG GCGTCGGTTCTCTGGTCTATTTCCTATTACACTTCTCCCCTGGCTATGTTCTATTTGTACCGAAAAG GATACCTGACCATGTCGAAGGTGGTTCCTTTCTCGCACTACGCTGGGACCATGCTGCTCCTTTTGGCCGGGGTTGCCTGCCTGAGAG GCATTGGGCGCTGGACCAACCCCCAGTACATCCAGTTCATCACCATCCTGGAAGATAGCCACCGCATCGGCACCCCAGAAATCAag aagaAACTCGCCAGCTACAACTTCGACTTCAGGAGCTGGCCCGTGGACTTCCGCTGGGACGAGGCCTCTAGCCG GTCGGACTCCCGGGGCATCTCGCTGCTGCGGCCGGAGCCCAAACACCGGAGCGTGGCCAACGGCTTCCTCCACGCCATCAAGAAGCTGCCCTGCCAGATCGCCAG ctacATGGTGGCGCACACGTTCGGGCGGAGGATGCTGTATCCCGGCTCCGTCTACCTGCTGCAGAAAGCCGTCATGCCCATGCTCCTGCAGGGCCAGGCCCGCCTGGTGGAGGAG TACAACGGGAAACGAGCCAAGCTGTTAGCCTGTGATGGCAACGAGATTGACACGATGTTCATGGACCGTCGGGAAAGCTCCGAGCCCCACGGCAAGAAACTG gtgATCTGCTGCGAAGGCAACGCTGGATTCTATGAGGTCGGCTGCCTGCCCACCCCCCTGGATG ccGGCTACTCGGTGCTCGGATGGAACCACCCTGGCTTCGCTGGCAGCACG GGCGTCCCCCTGCCGCAGAACGAGGCCAACGCCATGGACGTGGTGATGCAATACGCCATCCACCGGCTGGGCTTCCTGCCCGAGGACATCGTGGTGTACGCCTGGTCCATCGGGGGCTTCACAG CCACGTGGGCGGCCATGTCGTACCCAGACATCAGCGCCCTGGTGCTGGACGCCTCCTTCGACGACCTGATCCCCCTGGCGCTCAAGGTCATGCCGGAGAGCTGCA GAGGGCTGGTCACCAGGACGGTGAGGCAATATCTGAACTTAAACAACGGCGAGCAGCTTTGCAG ATACCAGGGTCCCGTGTTGCTGGTCAGAAGAACAAAGGATGAAATTATCACAACCAC GGTCCCGGAAGATATCATGTCAAACAGGGGGAATGACCTGCTGCTGAAACTCCTCCAGCACCG GTACCCCAAGGTGATGGCCGAGGAGGGGGCGCGAGTCGTTCGGGAATGGCTAGAAGCTTCCAGCGCTGTGGAGGAAG cctcagtgtaCAGCTCCTATGAGGTGGACGAGGACTGGTGCCTGTCGGTGCTGAGCTCCTACCAGGCCGAGCGTGGGGGCCACTTCCCCTGGAGCGTGG GGGACGACATGACGCCCGAGGGGCGACGGCAGCTGGCCCTGTTCCTG
- the ABHD16A gene encoding phosphatidylserine lipase ABHD16A isoform X2, translated as MSKVVPFSHYAGTMLLLLAGVACLRGIGRWTNPQYIQFITILEDSHRIGTPEIKKKLASYNFDFRSWPVDFRWDEASSRSDSRGISLLRPEPKHRSVANGFLHAIKKLPCQIASYMVAHTFGRRMLYPGSVYLLQKAVMPMLLQGQARLVEEYNGKRAKLLACDGNEIDTMFMDRRESSEPHGKKLVICCEGNAGFYEVGCLPTPLDAGYSVLGWNHPGFAGSTGVPLPQNEANAMDVVMQYAIHRLGFLPEDIVVYAWSIGGFTATWAAMSYPDISALVLDASFDDLIPLALKVMPESCRGLVTRTVRQYLNLNNGEQLCRYQGPVLLVRRTKDEIITTTVPEDIMSNRGNDLLLKLLQHRYPKVMAEEGARVVREWLEASSAVEEASVYSSYEVDEDWCLSVLSSYQAERGGHFPWSVGDDMTPEGRRQLALFLARKHLRNFEATHCTPLPPHAFRLPWHL; from the exons ATGTCGAAGGTGGTTCCTTTCTCGCACTACGCTGGGACCATGCTGCTCCTTTTGGCCGGGGTTGCCTGCCTGAGAG GCATTGGGCGCTGGACCAACCCCCAGTACATCCAGTTCATCACCATCCTGGAAGATAGCCACCGCATCGGCACCCCAGAAATCAag aagaAACTCGCCAGCTACAACTTCGACTTCAGGAGCTGGCCCGTGGACTTCCGCTGGGACGAGGCCTCTAGCCG GTCGGACTCCCGGGGCATCTCGCTGCTGCGGCCGGAGCCCAAACACCGGAGCGTGGCCAACGGCTTCCTCCACGCCATCAAGAAGCTGCCCTGCCAGATCGCCAG ctacATGGTGGCGCACACGTTCGGGCGGAGGATGCTGTATCCCGGCTCCGTCTACCTGCTGCAGAAAGCCGTCATGCCCATGCTCCTGCAGGGCCAGGCCCGCCTGGTGGAGGAG TACAACGGGAAACGAGCCAAGCTGTTAGCCTGTGATGGCAACGAGATTGACACGATGTTCATGGACCGTCGGGAAAGCTCCGAGCCCCACGGCAAGAAACTG gtgATCTGCTGCGAAGGCAACGCTGGATTCTATGAGGTCGGCTGCCTGCCCACCCCCCTGGATG ccGGCTACTCGGTGCTCGGATGGAACCACCCTGGCTTCGCTGGCAGCACG GGCGTCCCCCTGCCGCAGAACGAGGCCAACGCCATGGACGTGGTGATGCAATACGCCATCCACCGGCTGGGCTTCCTGCCCGAGGACATCGTGGTGTACGCCTGGTCCATCGGGGGCTTCACAG CCACGTGGGCGGCCATGTCGTACCCAGACATCAGCGCCCTGGTGCTGGACGCCTCCTTCGACGACCTGATCCCCCTGGCGCTCAAGGTCATGCCGGAGAGCTGCA GAGGGCTGGTCACCAGGACGGTGAGGCAATATCTGAACTTAAACAACGGCGAGCAGCTTTGCAG ATACCAGGGTCCCGTGTTGCTGGTCAGAAGAACAAAGGATGAAATTATCACAACCAC GGTCCCGGAAGATATCATGTCAAACAGGGGGAATGACCTGCTGCTGAAACTCCTCCAGCACCG GTACCCCAAGGTGATGGCCGAGGAGGGGGCGCGAGTCGTTCGGGAATGGCTAGAAGCTTCCAGCGCTGTGGAGGAAG cctcagtgtaCAGCTCCTATGAGGTGGACGAGGACTGGTGCCTGTCGGTGCTGAGCTCCTACCAGGCCGAGCGTGGGGGCCACTTCCCCTGGAGCGTGG GGGACGACATGACGCCCGAGGGGCGACGGCAGCTGGCCCTGTTCCTG
- the LY6G6F gene encoding lymphocyte antigen 6 complex locus protein G6f isoform X1, which produces MTPTWILLVLQLRFTREEDAYVKKGQDQELPCSRDDSFSGAEELTWSYNTRVAGTPAVLLFRGVATQALKKEAGAWERLSVFPNHSLFLRGAEDGDTGTYWCSVQRATRSTYHLNVVTGTHTVLPTGHANMTCHQFSCAITDRQALPAVTWRVDGQRVQDADGQDRHRVFSGSRASLLQACWKRSDKGARRQKSRVRCELKGTSVNFNLTVKEPPAPNVRGPTCSSALIPLAVCAALEFLLLLALGAALWRRGRPDRRSHLGDLPTHIHPDPPGPKSPAQLYENVGLGCAAGGADPAQL; this is translated from the exons ATGACCCCCACCTGGATCTTACTCGTTCTCCAGCTGCGATTCACCAGAGAGGAAG ATGCCTACGTCAAGAAGGGGCAGGACCAGGAGCTCCCTTGCAGCCGGGACGACTCTTTCTCGGGCGCGGAAGAGTTGACCTGGTCCTACAACACCCGTGTCGCTGGCACCCCGGCGGTGCTGTTATTCCGGGGCGTGGCGACTCAGGCCCTGAAGAAGGAGGCGGGGGCCTGGGAGCGGCTCTCCGTGTTCCCCAACCACTCCCTGTTCCTGCGGGGGGCCGAGGACGGGGACACGGGGACCTACTGGTGTTCGGTGCAAAGAGCCACCCGCAGCACCTACCACTTGAATGTTGTCACAG GGACCCACACGGTGCTGCCGACCGGCCACGCCAACATGACCTGCCACCAGTTCTCCTGCGCGATCACGGACCGGCAGGCGCTGCCGGCGGTGACATGGAGGGTCGACGGGCAGCGGGTGCAGGACGCCGACGGGCAGGACCGGCACCGCGTCTTCTCGGGCTCGCGGGCGTCGCTGCTCCAGGCCTGCTGGAAGAGGAGCGACAAGGGGGCCAGGAGGCAGAAAAGCCGGGTCAGGTGTGAGCTGAAGGGCACGTCGGTCAACTTCAACCTCACCG TGaaggagccccccgcccccaatgtgAGGGGACCCACCTGTAGCTCTGCCTTGATCCCCCTGGCCGTGTGCGCAGCGCTggagttcctcctcctcctcgccttGGGGGCGGCGCTGTGGAGGCGGGGGCGGCCGGACCGGAG GTCACACCTGGGCGACCTTCCGACGCACATCCATCCAG ATCCTCCCGGTCCCAAATCTCCAGCGCAGCTGTATGAGAACGTGGGGCTGGGATGCGCAG cagggggtgctgatCCTGCCCAGCTGTGA
- the LY6G6F gene encoding lymphocyte antigen 6 complex locus protein G6f isoform X2, translating into MTPTWILLVLQLRFTREEDAYVKKGQDQELPCSRDDSFSGAEELTWSYNTRVAGTPAVLLFRGVATQALKKEAGAWERLSVFPNHSLFLRGAEDGDTGTYWCSVQRATRSTYHLNVVTGTHTVLPTGHANMTCHQFSCAITDRQALPAVTWRVDGQRVQDADGQDRHRVFSGSRASLLQACWKRSDKGARRQKSRVRCELKGTSVNFNLTVKEPPAPNVRGPTCSSALIPLAVCAALEFLLLLALGAALWRRGRPDRRSHLGDLPTHIHPDPPGPKSPAQLYENVGLGCAGGADPAQL; encoded by the exons ATGACCCCCACCTGGATCTTACTCGTTCTCCAGCTGCGATTCACCAGAGAGGAAG ATGCCTACGTCAAGAAGGGGCAGGACCAGGAGCTCCCTTGCAGCCGGGACGACTCTTTCTCGGGCGCGGAAGAGTTGACCTGGTCCTACAACACCCGTGTCGCTGGCACCCCGGCGGTGCTGTTATTCCGGGGCGTGGCGACTCAGGCCCTGAAGAAGGAGGCGGGGGCCTGGGAGCGGCTCTCCGTGTTCCCCAACCACTCCCTGTTCCTGCGGGGGGCCGAGGACGGGGACACGGGGACCTACTGGTGTTCGGTGCAAAGAGCCACCCGCAGCACCTACCACTTGAATGTTGTCACAG GGACCCACACGGTGCTGCCGACCGGCCACGCCAACATGACCTGCCACCAGTTCTCCTGCGCGATCACGGACCGGCAGGCGCTGCCGGCGGTGACATGGAGGGTCGACGGGCAGCGGGTGCAGGACGCCGACGGGCAGGACCGGCACCGCGTCTTCTCGGGCTCGCGGGCGTCGCTGCTCCAGGCCTGCTGGAAGAGGAGCGACAAGGGGGCCAGGAGGCAGAAAAGCCGGGTCAGGTGTGAGCTGAAGGGCACGTCGGTCAACTTCAACCTCACCG TGaaggagccccccgcccccaatgtgAGGGGACCCACCTGTAGCTCTGCCTTGATCCCCCTGGCCGTGTGCGCAGCGCTggagttcctcctcctcctcgccttGGGGGCGGCGCTGTGGAGGCGGGGGCGGCCGGACCGGAG GTCACACCTGGGCGACCTTCCGACGCACATCCATCCAG ATCCTCCCGGTCCCAAATCTCCAGCGCAGCTGTATGAGAACGTGGGGCTGGGATGCGCAG ggggtgctgatCCTGCCCAGCTGTGA
- the LOC102942116 gene encoding sperm acrosome membrane-associated protein 4, translated as MGKLLVLCLAALSFVGIGAALQCLKCDFTMFDIPCHTTTVTCQDGQLCAVIRGRAAGRKLIMKKNCVDKVKCNTNDTSTWAGITYSTSYECCEGEFCNSAAGAGAQLSLAAGLAMLGAWLARAL; from the exons ATGGGCAAACTCCTGGTTCTGTGCCTGGCCGCGCTGAGCTTTGTCGGGATCG gAGCAGCCCTGCAGTGCCTGAAATGCGACTTCACCATGTTTGACATCCCCTGCCACACCACCACTGTCACCTGCCAGGACGGGCAGCTCTGCGCTGTCATCCGGGGCCGTGCAG CCGGCCGCAAGCTGATCATGAAGAAGAACTGCGTTGACAAGGTGAAATGCAACACCAACGACACCTCGACCTGGGCGGGCATCACCTACAGCACCTCCTACGAGTGCTGCGAGGGCGAATTCTGCAACTCGGCCGCGGGCGCCGGGGCCCAgctctccctggctgcagggctggcCATGCTGGGTGCCTGGCTCGCCCGGGCCCTCTAA